The proteins below are encoded in one region of Pseudomonas entomophila L48:
- a CDS encoding SCO family protein: MNTNSPRQLIALSLLLASQLTLAHGGHDHGGPPAPPPAAHQEKASVRFADVSLLDQDGMPVRLEKDLVGDRLVVMGFIYTSCTTVCPVVSSIMGKVQQQLGGRVGEEIRLVSISVDPQRDDAKRLASYARAFQHGPGWSWLTGSPYAISETLKGLGSFSANLSEHPPLILVGDGRTGHWTRYYGFTDPNVLITELNRLSARRVHAKTTAIAGQEVQP, encoded by the coding sequence ATGAATACCAACTCTCCACGCCAGCTGATTGCCCTGAGCCTGCTGCTGGCCAGCCAGCTGACCCTGGCCCATGGCGGCCACGATCATGGCGGGCCGCCCGCGCCACCGCCGGCAGCCCATCAGGAGAAGGCCAGCGTGCGCTTCGCCGACGTGTCGCTGCTCGATCAGGACGGCATGCCAGTGCGCCTGGAGAAGGACCTGGTAGGTGACCGTCTGGTGGTGATGGGCTTCATCTACACCAGCTGCACCACGGTGTGCCCGGTAGTCTCCTCGATCATGGGCAAGGTCCAGCAGCAGTTGGGCGGGCGCGTCGGGGAGGAGATCCGCCTGGTGTCGATCAGCGTCGACCCGCAGCGCGACGACGCCAAGCGCCTGGCCAGCTATGCCCGGGCCTTCCAGCACGGGCCGGGCTGGAGCTGGCTGACCGGCTCGCCCTATGCGATCAGCGAGACGCTCAAGGGCCTGGGCAGCTTCAGCGCCAACCTCAGCGAGCACCCACCGCTGATCCTGGTGGGTGATGGCCGCACTGGGCACTGGACGCGTTATTACGGCTTTACCGACCCCAATGTGCTGATCACCGAGCTCAACCGCCTCAGCGCACGGCGGGTCCATGCCAAGACCACGGCCATCGCCGGCCAGGAGGTGCAGCCATGA
- a CDS encoding ABC transporter substrate-binding protein, with translation MALCLMLCNTAQALDLTAQELAGKRLYREGLSSSDAQLLARVGASDMTVPASVLPCASCHGNDGRGRSEGGVRPPSLDWQHLALGPGARETNNRRYPAYTEASLARVIHSGIDPAGNRLDPAMPRFDLSLADQRNLTAYLKRLGEERDPGVEEGVLRLGTLLPENGPLAEAGRVVRAVLEDGAAQINQQGGVHGRRLQLVALDPGYDPASTGQALDRLLRQEQVFALIAPLAAQLDSATLAREGVPLVGSTPRDGGSAQVFDPLPSLPEQLLSLAVHARDGLGMPAAALQVVYAGEDQAAAANALLIRLRSLGFALPEAQVFNGQAPSGEGIVFLGPAPVFAELAATLQAQGRTPYLFAASSQIASVVPTLSAQWSQRLLLAYPFVPGDWTDTGQATLAGIRQRQGLDARQASLQIGTLCAWQLMTEALKTIGRDASREQLIATLEQLHAVDTGLTPPLGFGPGRRQGMAGAHVVEVSLPGPGFTEVAPYRPVPEAP, from the coding sequence ATGGCCCTGTGTCTGATGTTGTGCAACACGGCTCAAGCTCTCGACCTGACGGCCCAAGAGCTAGCGGGTAAACGTCTGTATCGCGAAGGGCTCTCCAGCAGCGACGCGCAATTGCTGGCCCGGGTCGGCGCCAGCGACATGACAGTGCCCGCCAGCGTGCTGCCTTGCGCCAGTTGCCATGGCAATGATGGGCGTGGCCGCAGCGAGGGCGGGGTGCGACCGCCGAGCCTTGACTGGCAGCACCTGGCCCTTGGGCCCGGCGCGCGTGAAACCAACAACCGACGCTACCCGGCCTACACGGAGGCCAGCCTGGCACGGGTCATCCACAGTGGCATCGATCCCGCCGGCAACCGCCTCGACCCGGCCATGCCACGCTTCGACCTGAGCCTGGCCGATCAGCGCAACCTTACGGCCTACCTTAAACGCCTGGGTGAGGAACGCGACCCAGGGGTGGAGGAGGGTGTCCTGCGTTTGGGCACGCTATTGCCGGAAAACGGCCCTCTGGCTGAGGCCGGGCGGGTGGTGCGGGCGGTGTTGGAAGATGGTGCCGCCCAGATCAACCAGCAGGGCGGCGTGCATGGGCGGCGCCTGCAGCTGGTTGCGCTGGACCCCGGATACGATCCAGCCAGCACCGGGCAGGCGCTGGACAGGTTGTTGCGCCAGGAGCAGGTGTTCGCCTTGATCGCACCACTGGCCGCGCAGCTCGACAGTGCCACGCTGGCCCGGGAAGGTGTGCCCCTGGTGGGCAGCACGCCGCGTGACGGCGGTAGCGCGCAGGTGTTCGACCCGCTGCCTTCGCTGCCCGAGCAGTTGCTCAGCCTAGCGGTGCATGCCCGTGATGGGCTCGGCATGCCCGCCGCTGCCTTGCAGGTGGTCTATGCCGGTGAGGACCAGGCGGCCGCTGCCAATGCGTTGCTGATCCGCCTGCGCAGCCTGGGTTTTGCCTTGCCTGAGGCGCAGGTATTCAACGGCCAGGCACCGAGCGGCGAGGGCATTGTTTTCCTCGGCCCTGCCCCTGTCTTTGCCGAGCTGGCCGCGACATTACAGGCGCAGGGGCGAACACCGTACCTGTTTGCCGCTTCCAGCCAGATAGCCAGCGTTGTGCCGACGCTTTCGGCGCAGTGGTCGCAGCGCCTGTTGCTTGCGTACCCGTTCGTTCCAGGTGATTGGACCGACACCGGTCAAGCGACGCTGGCGGGTATTCGGCAACGTCAGGGGCTGGATGCCAGGCAGGCGTCTTTGCAGATCGGCACTCTGTGTGCCTGGCAACTGATGACCGAGGCGTTGAAAACGATTGGGCGGGATGCCAGCCGTGAGCAATTGATCGCAACACTGGAACAACTGCACGCGGTAGACACCGGCCTCACCCCACCTCTGGGGTTTGGTCCGGGACGACGCCAGGGCATGGCCGGGGCCCATGTGGTCGAGGTGAGCCTGCCGGGGCCCGGCTTCACCGAGGTTGCGCCATATCGTCCTGTGCCGGAGGCGCCATGA
- a CDS encoding SCO family protein, protein MSSLSPRPAGMRSFDWVVLVACLWILASVAYAHEGHAPTPQPAPQAMASGGGTRDAQTWFTDTVLKDQNGRELRFYSDVLKDKVVMLNVMFTHCNDACPLITRKLREVREAMGAELAAQVTFVSVSSDPLNDTPEALKAFAVKQGVDGPNWVFLTGDKASVDLVLGRLGQFLPSPEQHSTQLIAGDVAGKRWSKIRPDAPPAAIAQRMQLLAQPLAGR, encoded by the coding sequence ATGAGCAGCCTGAGCCCACGCCCTGCGGGCATGCGCAGCTTCGACTGGGTGGTGCTGGTGGCCTGTTTGTGGATCCTCGCCTCGGTGGCCTATGCCCACGAAGGCCATGCTCCGACGCCGCAGCCTGCGCCCCAGGCTATGGCCAGCGGTGGCGGTACGCGTGATGCGCAGACCTGGTTCACCGACACCGTGCTCAAGGACCAGAACGGCCGCGAGCTGCGCTTCTACAGCGATGTGCTCAAGGACAAGGTGGTGATGCTCAATGTGATGTTCACCCACTGCAACGATGCCTGCCCGCTGATCACCCGCAAGTTGCGTGAGGTGCGCGAGGCCATGGGCGCGGAACTGGCGGCGCAGGTGACCTTCGTCTCGGTGAGCAGCGACCCGCTCAACGACACCCCCGAGGCGCTCAAGGCCTTTGCCGTGAAGCAGGGGGTGGATGGGCCCAACTGGGTGTTCCTGACTGGCGACAAGGCCAGCGTCGACCTGGTGCTGGGGCGCCTCGGGCAGTTCCTGCCCAGCCCCGAGCAGCACTCGACGCAACTGATCGCCGGGGATGTGGCGGGCAAGCGCTGGAGCAAGATCCGCCCCGACGCGCCGCCTGCGGCCATTGCCCAGCGTATGCAGTTGCTGGCGCAGCCCCTGGCAGGGCGGTGA
- a CDS encoding SurA N-terminal domain-containing protein: MRILLLCLLLGVTPAIFAEAPVARVNGVEIGALRLERYFTEYLQAQGRAVASIRNPNLYQRLREQALDELIDKELLWQEARRQGIAIDDEQVRARVAEVEAAFGSPAVFARRLEDAGFDHDSFADYTRHEMAAQEAFARLTVVEEPSAAEIAAFYDANRQRLQGMQNQSDNTSVLPEPNLRLARDALVAQLQAQARQAVRQRLRESATVERAD, from the coding sequence ATGCGTATCCTGCTGTTGTGCCTGCTGCTGGGCGTCACCCCGGCAATCTTCGCTGAAGCTCCCGTGGCCCGGGTCAACGGCGTGGAGATTGGCGCGCTGCGCCTGGAGCGCTACTTCACCGAATACCTCCAGGCCCAGGGGCGGGCGGTGGCGAGCATCCGCAACCCCAACCTGTACCAGCGCCTGCGCGAACAGGCCCTGGACGAGTTGATCGACAAGGAACTGTTGTGGCAGGAGGCGCGCCGGCAAGGTATCGCCATCGACGATGAGCAGGTGAGGGCGCGGGTCGCTGAAGTCGAGGCCGCTTTCGGCAGCCCCGCAGTGTTCGCCCGCCGCCTGGAGGACGCAGGCTTCGATCACGACAGCTTCGCTGACTACACTCGACATGAGATGGCCGCCCAGGAAGCGTTCGCGCGGCTGACCGTGGTCGAAGAGCCCAGCGCTGCCGAGATCGCGGCTTTCTATGACGCCAATCGACAAAGACTGCAAGGGATGCAGAACCAAAGTGATAATACTTCTGTCTTACCGGAACCGAACCTGCGCCTGGCCAGGGACGCGCTGGTCGCGCAGTTGCAGGCCCAGGCCCGCCAGGCCGTGCGCCAACGTTTGCGCGAATCCGCTACAGTGGAGCGCGCTGACTGA
- a CDS encoding GspE/PulE family protein, whose amino-acid sequence MSQAFDTDSRQAQGYARDLLNQARTQAGEDRLLTHLERLANDPPATFTQRLAATLHYPVLDTQALFASKPAFDRVSLAQCLKHECALVEHQGQWVGVFADPFDGARLAWIDDCLQGAPLYLAHAADLAAFLARHEESFHAVDTLDSNNEAGTDADPLQRLSLTSISEDQSQVVKLVNATLYDALKQHASDIHLGMTGQGLTIKYRIDGVLNGAGKAAGSAFAEQVISRIKVMAELDIGEKRIPQDGRFKVAIGERQIDFRVSIMPSIFGEDAVLRVLDKQDLSDKVSGVQLQALGFEEHTLRALRRLASEPYGMILVTGPTGSGKTTTLYAMLSEINHGVDKIITIEDPVEYQLPGVLQIPVNEKKGLTFARGLRSILRHDPDKILVGEIRDPDTAQIAVQSALTGHLVFTTIHANNVFDVIGRFSQMQVDPYSFVSALNAVLAQRLVRLACPHCAVACVPDDELLAASGLSRDGVEGWRFMRAQGCGQCRGSGYRGRSAIAELLHLDDDLRQMIVERRPLAQIRQLACQRGLRLLRASALDLVRAGRTTLEEINRVTFIA is encoded by the coding sequence ATGTCCCAGGCATTCGATACAGACTCACGGCAAGCGCAGGGCTACGCCCGCGATCTCCTGAACCAGGCCCGCACCCAGGCGGGTGAAGACCGCCTGCTGACCCACCTCGAACGCCTCGCCAACGACCCGCCCGCCACCTTCACCCAACGCCTGGCCGCCACCCTGCATTACCCGGTGCTCGACACCCAGGCCCTGTTCGCCAGCAAGCCAGCTTTCGATCGGGTCAGCCTGGCCCAGTGCCTGAAACACGAATGCGCGCTGGTCGAACACCAAGGGCAGTGGGTGGGTGTGTTCGCCGACCCGTTCGACGGTGCCCGTCTGGCCTGGATCGACGACTGCCTGCAGGGCGCGCCACTGTACCTGGCCCACGCCGCCGATCTTGCGGCGTTCCTGGCGCGTCACGAAGAGAGCTTCCACGCCGTCGACACTCTCGACAGCAACAATGAGGCCGGCACCGATGCCGACCCGCTGCAACGCCTGTCCTTGACCAGCATCAGCGAAGACCAGAGCCAGGTGGTCAAGCTGGTCAACGCCACCCTCTACGACGCGCTCAAGCAGCACGCCAGCGACATCCATCTGGGCATGACCGGCCAGGGCCTGACTATCAAATACCGCATCGATGGTGTGCTCAACGGCGCCGGCAAGGCCGCTGGCAGCGCCTTCGCCGAGCAGGTGATCTCGCGGATCAAGGTGATGGCCGAATTGGACATCGGCGAGAAGCGCATCCCCCAGGATGGCCGTTTCAAGGTGGCCATCGGCGAGCGGCAGATCGACTTTCGCGTGTCGATCATGCCGAGCATCTTCGGTGAGGACGCGGTGCTGCGGGTGCTCGACAAGCAGGACCTGTCGGACAAGGTCAGCGGCGTGCAGTTGCAGGCCCTGGGCTTCGAGGAACACACCTTGCGCGCCCTGCGCCGGCTGGCCAGCGAGCCCTACGGCATGATCCTGGTCACCGGCCCCACCGGCAGCGGCAAGACCACCACGCTGTACGCCATGCTCAGCGAGATCAACCACGGCGTCGACAAGATCATCACCATCGAGGACCCGGTCGAGTACCAGCTGCCCGGGGTGCTGCAGATCCCGGTCAACGAGAAGAAGGGCCTGACCTTCGCCCGTGGCCTGCGCTCGATCCTGCGCCATGACCCGGACAAGATCCTGGTCGGCGAGATCCGCGACCCGGACACCGCGCAGATCGCCGTGCAGTCGGCGCTCACCGGGCACCTGGTGTTCACCACCATCCACGCCAACAACGTGTTCGATGTGATCGGCCGCTTCAGCCAGATGCAGGTCGACCCCTACAGCTTCGTCTCGGCGCTCAACGCCGTGCTGGCCCAGCGCCTGGTGCGCCTGGCCTGCCCGCACTGCGCGGTGGCCTGCGTGCCGGACGACGAACTGCTCGCGGCCTCGGGGCTGAGCCGTGACGGTGTGGAGGGCTGGCGGTTCATGCGCGCCCAGGGCTGCGGCCAGTGCCGCGGCAGTGGTTACCGCGGGCGCAGCGCCATCGCCGAACTGCTGCACCTGGACGACGACCTGCGGCAGATGATCGTCGAGCGCCGGCCCCTGGCGCAGATCCGCCAGCTGGCCTGCCAGCGCGGCCTGCGCCTGCTGCGCGCCTCGGCCCTGGACCTGGTCCGTGCGGGCCGCACCACACTTGAGGAGATCAACCGTGTCACATTCATTGCCTGA
- a CDS encoding response regulator: MVNRVLVVDDEQTLAQNLQAYLQAQGLEVHVAHDGASGISEAETLAPDVIVLDYRLPDMEGFQVLETVRRNRPCHFVLITAHPTVEVRERAAELGVSHVLFKPFPLMELARAIFDLMGIERQRRATDRPAEGFVERRQNRNESFPLQLYDGSWVLADRRRNGGQPPEPDDDQLLTGE, translated from the coding sequence TTGGTGAACAGAGTATTGGTAGTCGACGACGAACAGACCCTTGCGCAGAACCTGCAGGCGTATCTGCAGGCGCAAGGCCTGGAAGTCCACGTCGCCCACGATGGCGCCAGCGGCATCAGCGAGGCTGAAACCCTGGCACCGGATGTGATCGTGCTGGACTATCGCTTGCCCGACATGGAGGGGTTTCAGGTCCTGGAGACCGTGCGCAGGAACAGGCCGTGCCATTTCGTGCTGATCACCGCCCACCCGACCGTCGAGGTCCGTGAGCGGGCCGCCGAGCTTGGTGTGAGCCACGTCCTGTTCAAGCCGTTCCCGTTGATGGAACTGGCCCGCGCGATCTTCGACCTGATGGGCATCGAGCGCCAGCGCAGGGCCACGGACCGCCCGGCCGAGGGTTTCGTCGAACGCCGCCAGAACAGGAACGAGTCGTTCCCCTTGCAGTTGTACGATGGCAGCTGGGTCCTGGCCGACCGCCGACGCAACGGTGGCCAGCCCCCCGAACCTGACGACGACCAACTGCTCACCGGGGAATAG